In a single window of the Amia ocellicauda isolate fAmiCal2 chromosome 20, fAmiCal2.hap1, whole genome shotgun sequence genome:
- the supv3l1 gene encoding ATP-dependent RNA helicase SUPV3L1, mitochondrial, which yields MSLKRCAFLLSRVSTRAVSLRSAGAAGCTHGCFMSCVPLPCHPEPGPVVSVSRRNGSSSSASRPPDTSLFVPLNIKADYTGDGSVGAELTQQLDKSEVLKVLNRFYKRKEMQRLAAESGLDARLFHQAFISFRKFVLESGGIGADLHIILNDICCGAGHVDDLYPYFMRHAKQIFPMLDCMDDLRKISDLRVPANWYPEARAIQRKIIFHAGPTNSGKTHHAIQRYLAAKSGVYCGPLKLLAHEIFEKSNSVGVPCDLVTGEDRTYVDPEGRQSGHVACTIEMCSVTTPYEVAVIDEIQMIRDLSRGWAWTRALLGLCAEEIHVCGEAAAINFVTELMYTTGEEVEIRNYKRLTPISVLDYSVESLDNLHPGDCIVCFNKNDIYSISRQIEARGLECAVIYGSLPPGTKLAQAKKFNDPDDPCKILVATDAIGMGLNLSIKRIIFSSLVKPTINEKGEKEMDTISTSQALQIAGRAGRFSSVFKEGEVTTMHRDDLPTLKEILARRVEPIEIAGLHPTADQIEMFAYYLPEASLSNLIDIFVSLAQVDGLFFVCNVDDFKFLADMIQHIPLNLRSRYVFCTAPINKKQPFLCTSFLKFARQFSRDVPLTFDWVCRHIGWPVVAPRNIKDLVHLEAVHDVLDLYLWLSYRFMDMFPDANLIRDIQKELDSIIQAGVRNITRLIRASETHTSSGTPSVPDDTVPLYRPFSKDMTVNAQEYIGNRVQKKGQRRVRGSKASEVRLEDGNSQGQGSLSSRLVNEGLLTPDLLEQLQREWSSGHSDSRDDTLAEGGRTGNKSKPKGKKNKK from the exons ATGTCACTGAAGCGCTGTGCGTTTCTTCTGTCACGGGTGTCAACCCGAGCAGTGTCTCTCCGCAGTGCCGGTGCTGCTGGATGTACCCACGGCTGTTTCATGTCCTGTGTACCGCTTCCCTGTCATCCTGAGCCGGGGCCTGTCGTCTCTGTGTCCCGCCGAAATGGGTCTTCCAGCAGCGCTTCTCGCCCCCCGGACACCTCGCTGTTCGTCCCTTTGAACATCAAAGCGGATTACACGGGAGATGGGTCTGTGGGGGCCGAGCTTACCCAACAGCTTGATAAAA GTGAAGTACTTAAAGTGTTAAACAGATTCTACAAAAGGAAGGAGATGCAAAGACTGGCAGCAGAAAGTGGTTTAGATG CTCGTCTCTTCCATCAAGCCTTCATCAGCTTCAGGAAGTTTGTGTTGGAGTCGGGGGGGATTGGTGCTGATTTGCACATCATTCTGAATGACATCTGCTGTGGGGCAG GCCACGTAGATGATCTTTACCCCTACTTCATGAGACATGCCAAACAAATCTTTCCCATGCTGGACTGCATGGATGATCTGCGCAAGATCAGTGATTTGCGAGTGCCAGCTAACTG GTACCCGGAAGCCAGAGCTATTCAGAGGAAGATTATATTCCATGCGGGTCCCACCAACAGTGGGAAAACTCATCATGCCATCCAGAGATATCTGGCAGCCAAGTCTGGGGTCTACTGCGGGCCACTGAAGTTGCTAGCTCATGAGATCTTTGAAAAGAGCAACAGTGTT gGTGTGCCCTGTGACTTGGTTACAGGAGAGGACAGAACATATGTTGACCCAGAAGGGAGACAGTCGGGCCATGTTGCCTGTACCATTGAAATGTGCAGTGTCACTACGCCAT ATGAAGTTGCAGTTATTGATGAAATCCAGATGATTAGGGACCTGTCCAGAGGCTGGGCGTGGACCAGAGCTCTGCTAG GCTTGTGTGCTGAAGAGATTCATGTCTGCGGTGAAGCTGCAGCCATTAACTTCGTCACAGAGCTCATGTACACAACGGGGGAGGAAGTCGAG ATTCGGAACTACAAGAGACTAACCCCCATTTCAGTGCTGGATTATTCCGTGGAGTCCTTGGATAACCTGCATCCTGGAGACTGCATCGTCTGCTTCAATAAGAACGATATCTACTCCATCAGCCGGCAGATTGAAGCGCGGGGGCTGGAGTGTGCGGTCATCTACGGCAGTCTGCCACCTG gcaCCAAATTGGCTCAGGCAAAGAAATTCAACGACCCGGATGATCCGTGCAAGATTCTTGTTGCTACAGACGCGATAGGAATGGGATTGAATCT GAGCATAAAGCGCATCATCTTCAGTTCGCTGGTGAAGCCCACCATCAACGagaagggagagaaggagatggACACTATCAGCACCTCCCAGGCACTGCAGATCGCCGGGCGCGCCGGCCGCTTCAGCTCAGTGTTCAAGGAGGGCGAGGTGACCACTATGCACCGCGATGACCTGCCCACGCTGAAGGAGATCCTGGCACGCCGGGTGGAGCCCATAGAG ATCGCTGGACTGCATCCCACAGCAGATCAGATTGAAATGTTTGCCTACTACCTTCCTGAAGCAAGTTTATCAAACCTAATT GATATTTTTGTTAGCCTCGCTCAAGTGGACGGTCTCTTCTTTGTCTGCAACGTCGATGACTTCAAGTTCCTTGCTGACATGATCCAGCACATTCCCCTGAACCTGCGCTCTCGATACGTCTTCTGTACGGCGCCGATCAACAAGAAACAGCCCTTTCTCTGTACTTCATTTTTAAAG TTTGCCAGGCAGTTCAGCAGAGACGTGCCACTGACCTTTGACTGGGTGTGCAGACACATTGGTTGGCCTGTTGTTGCTCCCAGGAACATTAAAGACCTTGTCCATTTGGAGGCTGTTCACGATGTGCTGGACCTCTACCTCTGGTTAAG CTACCGTTTTATGGACATGTTCCCCGATGCAAATCTCATCCGGGACATTCAGAAGGAGCTCGACAGCATCATCCAGGCCGGTGTGCGTAACATCACGAGGCTTATCCGGGCCTCGGAGACCCACACCTCCTCAGGCACGCCCTCCGTCCCGGACGACACCGTTCCCCTCTACCGGCCATTCTCCAAGGACATGACAGTGAACGCCCAGGAGTATATAGGGAACAGGGTGCAGAAGAAGGGCCAGAGAAGGGTGCGGGGCTCCAAGGCTTCGGAGGTCAGACTGGAAGACGGGAATTCGCAGGGACAGGGTTCCCTGAGCTCCCGTCTGGTGAACGAGGGGCTGCTGACCCCTGACCTCCTGGAGCAGCTGCAGAGAGAGTGGTCCAGTGGGCACTCGGACAGCAGGGATGACACTCTGGCAGAAggaggcagaactggaaacaaATCCAAACCCaaagggaagaaaaacaaaaagtaa
- the LOC136716041 gene encoding hexokinase HKDC1 isoform X2: MFAVHLLSFYFSKLQEDQIKKVDRFLYAMRLSDDQLLDIAARFQAEMEKGLSAESNPTAALKMLPTHVRSTPDTSEKGEFLALDLGGSKFKVLQVKVSEDGKKRVEMESKMYPNPEEILSGKGTDLFDYVAACLKDFMQSKHINQKKQPLGFTFSFPCRQSTVDEGVLLSWSKHFKARGVQGKDVVNLLRKAIDRAGGIDVDVLALVNDTVGTMMTCGYDDQHCEVGVIIGTGTNACYMEELRHIDLVEGDEGRMCINTEWGAFGDDGSLDDFITDFDREIDAASINPGKQLFEKMISGLYLGELVRLILLKMTKKGLLFKGRASDALRTKGKFETRHISAIEKYKEGLNNTREILTALGLQPSEDDCIAVQHVCTIVSFRSANLCAAALSAILARIRENKKVSRLRTTVGVDGTVYRTHPQYAKRLHKVVRRLVPDCHVRFVLSESGSGKGAAMVTAVAQRLVSQRKQIDQTLAPFLLSRQQLQQVRDKMRVELERGLKKDTHHTASVKMLPSYVYRTPDGTEGGKFLALDLGGTNFRVLVVKIRSGLRRSVRMYNKIYAIPLEIMQGTGEELFDHIVHCISDFLDYMGMKNTTLPLGFTFSFPCRQTGIDKGTLVNWTKGFKATDCEGHDVVDMLREAIKRRNEFDLDIVAVVNDTVGTMMTCAYEDPQCEIGLIAGTGSNVCYMEEMRNIETVEGDEGRMCVNTEWGGFGENGCIEDIRTKFDREVDEGSLNIGKQRFEKMTSGMYLGEIVRQILIDLTRRGLLFRGRVTERLKTRGIFETKFLSQIESDRLALLQVRAILQQLGLDGTCDDSIIVKEVCSTVSRRAAQLCGAGMAAVVDKIRENRGLDKLDITVGVDGTLYKLHPHFSSILKETVQDLAPQCEVNFVLSEDGSGKGAALITAVARKYKEPLRPIDKYLYSMRFSDETLLDIMGRFRRELENGLGRDTNPTATVKMLPTFVRSIPDGSEKGDFIALDLGGSNFRILRVKVSHEKKQTVQMESQIYDTPEDIIHGSGTRLFDHVAECLGDFMEKQKIKDKKLPVGFTFSFPCAQSKLDEGILLTWTKRFKASGVEGMDVVKLLNKAIKKRGDYDADIMAVVNDTVGTMMTCGFDDQRCEVGIIIGTGTNACYMEELRHIDLVEGDEGRMCINTEWGAFGDDGLLEDIRTEFDREIDRGSLNPGKQLFEKMVSGMYMGELVRLILVKMAKEGLLFEGRITPELLTKGKFETKHLSAIEKSKEGLTKAKEILTRLGVEPSHEDCIAVQHVCAIVSFRSANLIAATLGGILTRLRDNKGVPRLRTTVGIDGSLYKMHPQYSRRLHKTVRRLVPDSDVRFLLSESGSGKGAAMVTAVAYRLADQARQIKETLDEFRLTHAQLLEVKKRMRTEIQNGLGKKTHETATVKMLPTFVRSTPDGSENGDFLALDLGGTNFRVLLVKIRSGKRRTVEMHNKIYAIPIEVMQGTGEELFDHIVHCISDFLDYMGMKNARLPLGFTFSFPCKQTSLDAGILINWTKGFKATDCEGEDVVGLLREGIKRREEFDLDVVAVVNDTVGTMMTCAYEEPTCEIGLIAGTGSNACYMEEMKNIETVEGDQGLMCVNMEWGAFGDNGCLDDIRTQYDRAVDELSLNAGKQRYEKMCSGMYLGEIVRNILIDLTKRGFLFRGQISETLKTRGIFETKFLSQIESDRLALLQVRAILQQLGLDSTCDDSIIVKEVCGTVSRRAAQICGAGMAAVVDKIRENRGLEKLDITVGVDGTLYKLHPHFSRIMHQTVKELAPKCYVTFLLSEDGSGKGAALITAVGCRLREQEQQN, encoded by the exons atgtttgctgtacatttgctcTCCTTCTACTTCTCAAAACTTCAGGAAGACCAGATCAAAAAG GTGGACAGGTTTCTGTACGCCATGCGGCTTTCTGATGACCAGTTGCTGGACATTGCGGCACGCTTCCAGGCAGAGATGGAGAAGGGCCTGTCTGCTGAGAGCAACCCAACAGCGGCCTTGAAGATGCTGCCCACACATGTCCGCTCAACACCTGACACCTCAG AGAAGGGGGAGTTTCTGGCTCTGGACCTGGGGGGCTCCAAGTTCAAAGTGCTGCAGGTGAAGGTGTCTGAAGATGGGAAGAAGAGAGTGGAAATGGAGAGCAAGATGTACCCCAATCCTGAGGAGATCCTCAGTGGCAAAGGGACAGAT CTCTTTGACTATGTAGCTGCATGTCTGAAGGATTTCATGCAGAGCAAACACATCAATCAGAAGAAACAGCCCCTGGGTTTCACTTTCTCCTTCCCCTGTAGACAGTCGACAGTGGATGAG GGTGTCCTGCTGTCATGGTCAAAGCACTTCAAGGCCAGGGGGGTtcaaggcaaagacgtggtgAACTTGCTACGGAAAGCTATTGACAGAGCTGGG GGAATTGATGTGGATGTCTTGGCCCTAGTTAACGACACAGTGGGAACCATGATGACATGTGGATACGATGACCAGCACTGTGAAGTTGGAGTCATTATAG GTACCGGCACCAACGCGTGCTACATGGAGGAGTTGAGACACATTGACCTGGTGGAGGGGGACGAGGGCAGGATGTGCATCAACACCGAGTGGGGCGCGTTTGGGGACGACGGCTCGCTCGATGACTTCATTACTGACTTTGACAGAGAAATCGATGCCGCGTCCATCAACCCAGGGAAGCAGCT GTTTGAGAAGATGATCAGTGGGCTGTATCTGGGTGAGCTTGTGAGACTAATTCTGCTGAAGATGACCAAGAAAGGCTTGCTCTTCAAAGGCCGCGCTTCAGACGCACTGCGCACCAAAGGAAAATTCGAGACCCGACACATTTCTGCAATTGAGAA ATACAAGGAGGGTTTGAACAACACCAGAGAGATCCTGACTGCCCTTGGGCTTCAGCCCTCGGAGGATGACTGCATTGCAGTCCAGCACGTCTGCACCATCGTTTCCTTCAGATCTGCCAACCTCTGCGCTGCCGCCCTATCGGCCATACTCGCCCGCATCCGGGAGAACAAGAAAGTCAGTCGCCTGAGGACCACGGTGGGGGTGGATGGGACTGTCTACAGAACTCATCCTCA ATATGCCAAGCGGCTGCACAAGGTGGTGCGCCGGCTGGTGCCAGACTGCCACGTGCGCTTCGTGCTCTCAGAGAGCGGCAGTGGGAAGGGCGCTGCCATGGTGACAGCGGTGGCACAGAGACTGGTGTCCCAGCGCAAGCAGATTGACCAGACCCTGGCCCCCTTCTTGCTCAGCCGGCAGCAGCTgcaacaggtcagggacaagatGAGGGTGGAGCTGGAGCGTGGCTTGAAAAAAGACACACACCACACGGCCTCTGTCAAGATGCTGCCCTCATACGTGTACAGGACTCCCGACGGGACGG AAGGTGGAAAGTTTCTTGCGCTGGACCTGGGAGGAACCAATTTCCGGGTACTGGTTGTGAAAATCCGCAGTGGTTTACGCAGATCAGTCCGGATGTACAACAAGATCTATGCCATCCCATTGGAAATCATGCAAGGGACTGGGGAAGAG CTCTTCGATCACATCGTTCACTGCATTTCGGATTTCCTTGACTACATGGGCATGAAAAACACCACGCTACCTCTTGGATTTACGTTCTCTTTTCCCTGTAGACAGACTGGGATTGACAAG GGAACTCTTGTTAACTGGACCAAAGGTTTTAAAGCCACAGACTGTGAAGGTCACGATGTGGTGGACATGTTAAGGGAAGCCATCAAACGAAGGAAT GAGTTTGATCTGGACATTGTTGCTGTTGTGAATGACACCGTGGGAACTATGATGACCTGTGCTTATGAAGACCCTCAGTGCGAAATCGGGCTGATCGCCG GAACAGGAAGCAATGTCTGTTACATGGAGGAGATGAGGAATATCGAGACTGTGGAGGGAGATGAGGGGCGGATGTGTGTGAACACTGAATGGGGTGGATTTGGAGAAAACGGTTGCATTGAAGATATAAGAACAAAATTTGACCGAGAGGTGGATGAAGGGTCTTTGAACATAGGCAAACAACG GTTTGAGAAGATGACCAGTGGCATGTACCTGGGGGAGATCGTGAGGCAGATCCTCATCGATCTGACGAGACGAGGCCTGCTGTTCCGAGGTCGCGTCACAGAGCGCCTCAAGACCAGGGGAATCTTCGAGACCAAGTTCCTGTCTCAGATTGAAAG TGACCGGCTGGCGCTGCTCCAGGTGAGAGCCATCCTGCAGCAGCTGGGTCTGGACGGCACATGTGACGACAGCATCATTGTGAAGGAGGTGTGCAGCACGGTCTCACGCAGGGCGGCACAGTTATGTGGCGCTGGCATGGCCGCTGTGGTGGACAAGATCCGGGAAAACAGAGGGCTGGACAAGCTGGACATCACCGTGGGGGTTGATGGCACGCTGTATAAACTGCACCCACA CTTCTCCAGTATACTGAAGGAGACTGTGCAGGATCTCGCACCCCAGTGTGAGGTCAACTTCGTCCTCTCGGAAGACGGGAGTGGGAAAGGGGCAGCCCTCATCACAGCGGTGGCGCGCAAATATAAAGAACCTCTTCGTCCT ATTGACAAGTACCTGTACTCCATGCGGTTCTCAGATGAAACGCTACTGGACATCATGGGCCGCTTCAGGAGGGAACTAGAAAATGGCCTGGGCCGGGACACCAACCCCACGGCCACGGTGAAGATGCTGCCAACCTTTGTGAGGTCCATACCCGACGGATCAG AAAAGGGGGATTTTATTGCCCTGGATTTGGGAGGATCCAATTTTCGTATTTTGCGGGTGAAGGTGTCTCATGAGAAGAAGCAGACGGTCCAGATGGAGAGCCAGATTTATGACACGCCAGAGGACATCATTCACGGCAGCGGGACACGG CTGTTCGACCACGTTGCTGAGTGCCTCGGGGATTTCATGGAGAAACAGAAAATCAAGGACAAGAAGCTTCCTGTGGGATTCACCTTTTCCTTCCCATGCGCACAAAGCAAACTGGATGAG GGTATTTTGCTAACCTGGACCAAGCGCTTCAAAGCAAGTGGTGTGGAGGGGATGGATGTGGTGAAGCTTCTGAACAAAGCCATTAAGAAACGAGGG GATTATGATGCTGACATCATGGCTGTGGTCAACGATACTGTTGGAACTATGATGACCTGTGGATTTGATGACCAGCGTTGTGAAGTTGGAATCATTATAG GTACCGGCACCAACGCATGTTACATGGAGGAGCTGAGACACATTGACCTGGTGGAGGGGGACGAGGGCCGGATGTGCATCAACACTGAGTGGGGCGCGTTTGGAGATGATGGCCTGCTCGAGGACATCCGGACCGAGTTTGACAGAGAGATCGACAGAGGGTCCCTCAATCCTGGAAAGCAGCT GTTTGAGAAGATGGTCAGTGGAATGTATATGGGTGAACTTGTGCGTCTCATTCTGGTGAAGATGGCCAAGGAGGGTCTGCTGTTTGAGGGCAGGATCACCCCTGAGCTTCTCACTAAAGGGAAATTTGAAACAAAACATCTGTCTGCAATAGAGAA GAGCAAAGAAGGCCTGACGAAGGCCAAGGAGATCCTGACCCGTCTGGGCGTGGAGCCCTCTCACGAGGATTGCATCGCGGTGCAGCACGTCTGCGCCATTGTGTCCTTCCGCTCCGCTAACCTGATTGCTGCCACGCTGGGTGGCATCCTCACCCGGCTGCGGGACAACAAGGGTGTGCCTCGCCTGCGCACTACCGTGGGCATCGACGGTTCTCTCTACAAGATGCACCCACA ATACTCCAGGCGTTTGCACAAGACAGTGCGCCGCCTGGTCCCCGACTCGGATGTGCGCTTCCTGCTCTCGGAGAGCGGCAGTGGGAAGGGGGCGGCCATGGTGACGGCGGTGGCGTACCGGCTGGCAGACCAGGCGAGGCAGATCAAGGAGACTCTGGATGAGTTCCGGCTGACTCACGCACAGCTGCTGGAGGTGAAgaagaggatgaggactgagatACAGAACGGGCTGGGCAAGAAGACCCATGAGACCGCCACAGTTAAGATGCTGCCCACTTTTGTGCGCAGCACCCCGGATGGATCAG aaaacggAGACTTCTTAGCCCTGGATCTGGGAGGGACAAACTTCAGAGTGCTGCTTGTGAAGATCCGCAGTGGCAAGAGGCGGACGGTGGAGATGCACAATAAGATTTATGCCATTCCCATAGAGGTCATGCAAGGCACTGGAGAAGAG CTCTTTGATCACATTGTTCACTGCATCTCTGACTTCCTGGACTACATGGGGATGAAGAACGCCCGACTGCCTCTGGGCTTCACCTTCTCCTTCCCCTGCAAGCAGACCAGCTTGGATGCG GGAATCCTAATAAACTGGACCAAAGGTTTCAAGGCCACTGACTGTGAGGGCGAGGATGTGGTCGGGCTGCTCCGGGAAGGGATCAAGAGGCGAGAG GAGTTTGACCTGGATGTTGTGGCTGTGGTGAACGACACTGTGGGCACTATGATGACTTGTGCGTATGAAGAACCCACTTGTGAGATTGGTCTGATTGCAG GAACGGGTAGCAATGCCTGTTACATGGAGGAGATGAAGAACATTGAAACAGTAGAGGGAGACCAGGGTCTCATGTGTGTCAACATGGAGTGGGGTGCCTTCGGGGACAACGGGTGTCTGGATGACATCAGGACACAGTACGACAGGGCCGTGGATGAGCTGTCACTGAATGCTGGGAAACAAAG GTATGAAAAAATGTGCAGCGGGATGTACCTGGGAGAGATTGTCAGGAACATCCTCATCGACCTGACGAAGCGGGGATTCCTCTTCAGGGGGCAGATTTCAGAGACACTGAAGACCAGGGGCATCTTTGAGACCAAGTTTCTGTCCCAGATTGAAAG TGACCGGCTGGCGCTGCTCCAGGTGAGAGCCATCCTGCAGCAGCTGGGCCTGGACAGCACGTGTGACGACAGTATCATCGTCAAGGAGGTGTGTGGCACGGTCTCACGCAGGGCGGCACAGATATGTGGCGCTGGCATGGCCGCTGTCGTGGACAAGATCCGGGAGAACAGAGGGCTGGAGAAGCTGGACATCACCGTGGGGGTGGATGGCACGCTGTACAAACTGCACCCACA CTTCTCGAGGATCATGCACCAGACGGTGAAGGAGCTGGCCCCGAAGTGCTACGTGACCTTCCTGCTGTCCGAGGATGGGAGCGGCAAGGGGGCGGCTCTGATCACGGCGGTGGGCTGCCGGCTGCGTGAACAGGAGCAGCAGAACTGA
- the LOC136716041 gene encoding hexokinase-1 isoform X1 — translation MIAAQLLAYYFTELKDDQVKKIDKYLYSMRFSDETLLDIMGRFRRELENGLGRDTNPTATVKMLPTFVRSIPDGSEKGDFIALDLGGSNFRILRVKVSHEKKQTVQMESQIYDTPEDIIHGSGTRLFDHVAECLGDFMEKQKIKDKKLPVGFTFSFPCAQSKLDEGILLTWTKRFKASGVEGMDVVKLLNKAIKKRGDYDADIMAVVNDTVGTMMTCGFDDQRCEVGIIIGTGTNACYMEELRHIDLVEGDEGRMCINTEWGAFGDDGLLEDIRTEFDREIDRGSLNPGKQLFEKMVSGMYMGELVRLILVKMAKEGLLFEGRITPELLTKGKFETKHLSAIEKSKEGLTKAKEILTRLGVEPSHEDCIAVQHVCAIVSFRSANLIAATLGGILTRLRDNKGVPRLRTTVGIDGSLYKMHPQYSRRLHKTVRRLVPDSDVRFLLSESGSGKGAAMVTAVAYRLADQARQIKETLDEFRLTHAQLLEVKKRMRTEIQNGLGKKTHETATVKMLPTFVRSTPDGSENGDFLALDLGGTNFRVLLVKIRSGKRRTVEMHNKIYAIPIEVMQGTGEELFDHIVHCISDFLDYMGMKNARLPLGFTFSFPCKQTSLDAGILINWTKGFKATDCEGEDVVGLLREGIKRREEFDLDVVAVVNDTVGTMMTCAYEEPTCEIGLIAGTGSNACYMEEMKNIETVEGDQGLMCVNMEWGAFGDNGCLDDIRTQYDRAVDELSLNAGKQRYEKMCSGMYLGEIVRNILIDLTKRGFLFRGQISETLKTRGIFETKFLSQIESDRLALLQVRAILQQLGLDSTCDDSIIVKEVCGTVSRRAAQICGAGMAAVVDKIRENRGLEKLDITVGVDGTLYKLHPHFSRIMHQTVKELAPKCYVTFLLSEDGSGKGAALITAVGCRLREQEQQN, via the exons ATGATAGCAGCCCAGCTTCTGGCCTATTACTTCACAGAGCTAAAGGATGACCAGGTCAAAAAG ATTGACAAGTACCTGTACTCCATGCGGTTCTCAGATGAAACGCTACTGGACATCATGGGCCGCTTCAGGAGGGAACTAGAAAATGGCCTGGGCCGGGACACCAACCCCACGGCCACGGTGAAGATGCTGCCAACCTTTGTGAGGTCCATACCCGACGGATCAG AAAAGGGGGATTTTATTGCCCTGGATTTGGGAGGATCCAATTTTCGTATTTTGCGGGTGAAGGTGTCTCATGAGAAGAAGCAGACGGTCCAGATGGAGAGCCAGATTTATGACACGCCAGAGGACATCATTCACGGCAGCGGGACACGG CTGTTCGACCACGTTGCTGAGTGCCTCGGGGATTTCATGGAGAAACAGAAAATCAAGGACAAGAAGCTTCCTGTGGGATTCACCTTTTCCTTCCCATGCGCACAAAGCAAACTGGATGAG GGTATTTTGCTAACCTGGACCAAGCGCTTCAAAGCAAGTGGTGTGGAGGGGATGGATGTGGTGAAGCTTCTGAACAAAGCCATTAAGAAACGAGGG GATTATGATGCTGACATCATGGCTGTGGTCAACGATACTGTTGGAACTATGATGACCTGTGGATTTGATGACCAGCGTTGTGAAGTTGGAATCATTATAG GTACCGGCACCAACGCATGTTACATGGAGGAGCTGAGACACATTGACCTGGTGGAGGGGGACGAGGGCCGGATGTGCATCAACACTGAGTGGGGCGCGTTTGGAGATGATGGCCTGCTCGAGGACATCCGGACCGAGTTTGACAGAGAGATCGACAGAGGGTCCCTCAATCCTGGAAAGCAGCT GTTTGAGAAGATGGTCAGTGGAATGTATATGGGTGAACTTGTGCGTCTCATTCTGGTGAAGATGGCCAAGGAGGGTCTGCTGTTTGAGGGCAGGATCACCCCTGAGCTTCTCACTAAAGGGAAATTTGAAACAAAACATCTGTCTGCAATAGAGAA GAGCAAAGAAGGCCTGACGAAGGCCAAGGAGATCCTGACCCGTCTGGGCGTGGAGCCCTCTCACGAGGATTGCATCGCGGTGCAGCACGTCTGCGCCATTGTGTCCTTCCGCTCCGCTAACCTGATTGCTGCCACGCTGGGTGGCATCCTCACCCGGCTGCGGGACAACAAGGGTGTGCCTCGCCTGCGCACTACCGTGGGCATCGACGGTTCTCTCTACAAGATGCACCCACA ATACTCCAGGCGTTTGCACAAGACAGTGCGCCGCCTGGTCCCCGACTCGGATGTGCGCTTCCTGCTCTCGGAGAGCGGCAGTGGGAAGGGGGCGGCCATGGTGACGGCGGTGGCGTACCGGCTGGCAGACCAGGCGAGGCAGATCAAGGAGACTCTGGATGAGTTCCGGCTGACTCACGCACAGCTGCTGGAGGTGAAgaagaggatgaggactgagatACAGAACGGGCTGGGCAAGAAGACCCATGAGACCGCCACAGTTAAGATGCTGCCCACTTTTGTGCGCAGCACCCCGGATGGATCAG aaaacggAGACTTCTTAGCCCTGGATCTGGGAGGGACAAACTTCAGAGTGCTGCTTGTGAAGATCCGCAGTGGCAAGAGGCGGACGGTGGAGATGCACAATAAGATTTATGCCATTCCCATAGAGGTCATGCAAGGCACTGGAGAAGAG CTCTTTGATCACATTGTTCACTGCATCTCTGACTTCCTGGACTACATGGGGATGAAGAACGCCCGACTGCCTCTGGGCTTCACCTTCTCCTTCCCCTGCAAGCAGACCAGCTTGGATGCG GGAATCCTAATAAACTGGACCAAAGGTTTCAAGGCCACTGACTGTGAGGGCGAGGATGTGGTCGGGCTGCTCCGGGAAGGGATCAAGAGGCGAGAG GAGTTTGACCTGGATGTTGTGGCTGTGGTGAACGACACTGTGGGCACTATGATGACTTGTGCGTATGAAGAACCCACTTGTGAGATTGGTCTGATTGCAG GAACGGGTAGCAATGCCTGTTACATGGAGGAGATGAAGAACATTGAAACAGTAGAGGGAGACCAGGGTCTCATGTGTGTCAACATGGAGTGGGGTGCCTTCGGGGACAACGGGTGTCTGGATGACATCAGGACACAGTACGACAGGGCCGTGGATGAGCTGTCACTGAATGCTGGGAAACAAAG GTATGAAAAAATGTGCAGCGGGATGTACCTGGGAGAGATTGTCAGGAACATCCTCATCGACCTGACGAAGCGGGGATTCCTCTTCAGGGGGCAGATTTCAGAGACACTGAAGACCAGGGGCATCTTTGAGACCAAGTTTCTGTCCCAGATTGAAAG TGACCGGCTGGCGCTGCTCCAGGTGAGAGCCATCCTGCAGCAGCTGGGCCTGGACAGCACGTGTGACGACAGTATCATCGTCAAGGAGGTGTGTGGCACGGTCTCACGCAGGGCGGCACAGATATGTGGCGCTGGCATGGCCGCTGTCGTGGACAAGATCCGGGAGAACAGAGGGCTGGAGAAGCTGGACATCACCGTGGGGGTGGATGGCACGCTGTACAAACTGCACCCACA CTTCTCGAGGATCATGCACCAGACGGTGAAGGAGCTGGCCCCGAAGTGCTACGTGACCTTCCTGCTGTCCGAGGATGGGAGCGGCAAGGGGGCGGCTCTGATCACGGCGGTGGGCTGCCGGCTGCGTGAACAGGAGCAGCAGAACTGA